The genomic window GTCTCAAAAGGTTTCTCCGCGACAATTCCGGAGGCGCCGAAGGGCTGTTGCCAATCCGGGCCGCCCACGACGATCATGCCGAAGATGAGCATCGCATGCAAAATATTCATTTGCGCCAATTCTTCACCGGCCGAGATGCCGCCGGCGGTGACGAAGGCCGCGCCGATTTTGTCGCGCAGCGGCGCGCCTTCGAATGGCCAACTGTTGATGAAAGCTT from candidate division KSB1 bacterium includes these protein-coding regions:
- a CDS encoding flavodoxin family protein is translated as MKLLSVDKVTSNEVLAAEAIIIGSPVYNANVAPPVQAFINSWPFEGAPLRDKIGAAFVTAGGISAGEELAQMNILHAMLIFGMIVVGGPDWQQPFGASGIVAEKPFETEKQAGKVDEHFLRKGEALGKRVAELAQRWKHVAP